The genomic window ACCCTGTCCACACACTTCCTGGCGTTCTCGACCGAGGTGATCGACCTGACGGATCAGGTGGACGATCCGCTGTCCCTGCTTCTGGAGGTACGGGTCGGCGGCGGCACCCACATCGCGGCGGGGCTCGCGCACGCCCGTTCCCTGGTGACCGTGCCGAGCCGGACCCTCGTGGTGGTGGTGAGCGACTTCGAGGAGGGTTACCCGCTGGGCGGACTCCTCGGCGAGGTACGGGCCCTCGCGAGTTCCGGGGTGCATCTGATGGGCTGCGCCGCCCTGGACGACACCGGCACCCCGCGCTACTCGGTGCCCGTCGCGCAACAGCTCGTCGCGGCCGGCATGCCCGTCGCCGCCCTCAGTCCCCTCGCCCTCGCCCGCTGGGTGGGCGACCGCCTCCGCGGAGAGTCCCGATGAACCCCGAACTGCCCCCGGCGGCACCCGACGTGGTCGCCGCCGCCGTCGAGAGCCTGACCTCGCGGCTGCGCAAGAAACTGGACGCCGCGATCGAGACGTACGCGGAACTGCCCGTCACCGTCGACGACGGTGTCCTGCGCATCCGGTGTGGTGAGGACGCCGAGGTCACACTCACGCCCAGCCCCTCCGGCGCGGTCACGGACGCAGAGCACGCGGTGTGCAGTTGCCTGCTCGCCCCCCGGTGCCTGCATCGCGCCGCCGTCCTGAGCGCCTGTCCTGTAGCCGACGCCGACGCGGAGACGGCGCCTGAGCCGTCCGGCACGACAACGAGCGCTCCCACAGCGGCAGATGACGTTCCATCAGTCCGAGCGCCGCGATCCGCAGGCCCGACCGCCGCACCGGCAGCCGCCACGCCCGCGACAGACGTGGGTCGGGCTGAAGCCCCCTCGCCGACCGGCACCAGAAGCACGCCGGGCACCCCCGACACCACCGAACCCACCAGCCCCACGCCCGCCCAAGTCGCCGCGGCCACCGGCCTCTGGGCGGCCACCGCGGCCGTACTCGCCGCCGGAGTCCCCGCTGCCGGCGCGGTACCGCAGGCGGAGTTGCTGCGGGCCGCGCACACGGCCCGGCTCGCCGGGCTGCACCGCGCCGAGGCGGCCGCCCTGCGGGTCGTCCGCGGGCTGCGCGGTGCCCGAGCCCGGCACGACGGCCACCGGCTGGCCGATCTGGTCGCCAACGTGCGCGAACTGCTGCTCACCACCCGCCTGTTGTCGGCGGCGAACCCGGATCCGGCCCTGGTCGGCACGGCCCGCCGTGCCTACCGGCCGGGCGGCAGCCTGCGGGTCCACGGCGTCTGCCGGGAGCCGGTGATCGCGGCCACCGGCTACGGCGGTGTCGTCACCCATCTCGTCTCCGACGACGGGCGCTGGTTCTCCGTGGCCGACGTCAAGCCCGGCGGCCCGGCCCGCGCCCGGGGCGCCGCCACGGCCACCGTCGCGCTCGGCTCCGGCACCCTCGACCACGCCCAACTCGCCCGTGGCGGGCTGCTGATCTCCGGCGCCACGCTCTCCCCGGACGGCCGCCTCGGTTCCGGAAAGGGCGTACGAGCCACTCCACTCGCCGGTCTCTCCTGGACGTCGGGTCCGCTCGCCGCCCTGTTCACCCGCCCTTTGGCCGAGGCAGTCGCCGAACGGCTCACGGGTATCCCCGGAACCGATCCCGAACAGGCCGAGCAGGCAGCACGCCAACTGATCGGCTGCGACCTGGTCCTCGTCGGCGCGGCAGGCGACCACCTGCTCGCTCGCGAGTTGTCCCCCTCCGGGCAGCCCGCCGCGAGCGACCTCCTCGTCCGGCTCACCCCCGCCAACGGCCACCCCGACCTCGCCCACACCGCCAACTTCCGTCAGCTCGCCTCCCGGTCCGGGCTGCGGCTGCGCGTGATCGGGCGTCTCGACCCCGACCGCGCCGCCACGCTCCGCCCCCTCGCGATCGGCCCGGTCCCGGACACCGACGCGACCCTGCGGCTGCCCACCGACTGGCAGGGCCACGCCGACCTGGGCTACGACCGCCTCCAGGGCGCGCACTTCCCGCCACCGTCCGCCCTGCCCAGCACGGACGGCCTCGCCGGTATCCCGACCGACCCCCTCGCCGAGGCCCCGCTGTGGCGGCTGCGCCGACTGGTCGAGGTCGCCGTCTCCGGAGGCCGCCGCGCGGTCGCCGAACCCGCCCGCGACGGCGACCGGAACGGAGGCGGCGCGGCCCTGCGCCGCACCGGATTCCGCACGGCCGCCGACCTGGCGACCACCCTCACCGCGGAAGCCGACCGCCGCTCCCGCGACGTCTTCGGCCGCGTCACCGACCCCGACCCGGACCGCTACGCCCGAGCCTGGCTCGCCACCGCCGTCTATCTGGCCGGCACCGAACGCGCCCTGGTACAGGCGACGTGGCAGCCACCGACTCCCCCTTCCTGACCACCGAATCACACCGCTCCCCGTGGCAGGACGGTCCGTCGCCTCCACGGGGCCGCCGCACAGGCCCGTGGAGGAGGCTCGATGCGAGTTCGTCGAGGGAGCTGATGACTACGCCGACACCGACGTACGGAAGCAGCGCGCACCGACGAGCAGGGAGCAGTTGACGGCGCTCCCCCGTCGGCCTCACCGGCCCGTGAGTCCGCCCGTCCCGGAGTCGCTCGGTCTGACCAGACCCTTCTCGTAGGCGATCACGACGGCCTGGGCTCGGTCGCGCAGGTTGAGTTTGGAGAAGATGCGGGCCACATGGGACTTCACCGTGGCTTCGCTCAAGGTGAGCTCGGTGGCCAGTTCCGCGTTGGACAGGCCGCGGCCGAGGTGGGTCAGGACCTCCAGTTCGCGGGGTGTCAGGGCCCGGAGGTCGCCGTGCACGGCGGGTGGCCGGGCGGATTCCGTGGCGAAGCGTTCCACCAGCCGTCGGGTGATGGAGGGGGCGAGCAGGGCGTCGCCGGTGTCGACGAGTCGTACGGCCGCCGCCAGGTGCTGCGGGGTGACGTCCTTCAGGAGGAAGCCGCTGGCTCCGATCGACAGGGCCGTGTAGACGTAGCGGTCGAGGTCGAAGGTGGTGAGCATGAGCACCCGGCAGTCCGGGTCCAGGGCCAGGATGCGGCGGGTTGCCTCCAGGCCGTCCATGTTCGGCATGCGGATGTCCATCAGCACGACGTCCGGTTTCATCTCGCGGGCCATCACGACGGCCTGTGCGCCGTCCGCCGCCTCGCCCACCACGTCGATGCCCCGGGCCGTGAGGATCAGCCGGAAACCGGTCCGGATCAGTGTCTGGTCGTCGACGACGAGCACACGGGGCGCCGACGCCGTCTCTGCCGCCGTCACGGGCGGTCCAGGGGGATGCGGGCCCGGACCCGGTAGCCGCCGCCGAGGCGGCGCCGGGCGTCCAGGTCCCCGCCGTACACCGCGACCCGTTCGCGCAGGCCCAGCAGCCCGCGCCCCGTGCCGTCCCGGTGACGCGGGGCGGACCGGGTGGGGTGCGGTGGGGAGGAGTTCACGCCGGTCAGCACGCTGGGACCGGTGTTCAGCACCTCCACGCGCAGCGCGTGGTCGGCGTATCGCACGGTGACCTCGGCCTTGCCGCCGTCGCTGTGTCTGAGCGCGTTGGTCAGCGCCTCCTGGATGATCCGGTACGCCGTCACGTCGATGCCCTGCGGCAACGGGCGCGGCTCGCCGGAGACCCGCACTTCGACGGGCAGACCGGCGAACGCGATCCGGTCGACAAGCGAGCCCAGCCGGTCAAGGCTGGGCTGTGGCGCCAACTCCGCCGTGTCGCCGCCGAGTCGGACCACGCCGAGGTCTGAAGCCCCGTCCCCGTCCCCGGTGCCGGTCCCGGTCTCGTCCTCACCGTTCTGCGAGGGCGCCAGCAGGCCCAGCAGATGCCGCAGGTCGGTCATCGCGCCGCGGCCCGCGTCCTCGACGGCCAGCAGAGCCGCCGCGGCCTCGTCCGGCATGGTGCCCAGCACCTCGCGGGCCGCCCCCGCCTGGACCACCATGAGGCTCACGTTGTGGCTGACGATGTCGTGCAACTCCCGGGCGATACGGTCGCGTTCGGCCGCGACCGCCGCCCGGGCGGCACTCTCCCGCTCCCGTTCGAGCAACCAGCCGCGTTCCCCCACGGCCGTCCGCCATCCGCGCCGCGTGCGCACCAGAGCCACCGCCAGCCATGCCGCGACCGCGCAGGTCACCCCCAACGCCGCCGCCATGCCGTCCGTCCCCCACTCCCACATGGGGTTCACCTTCGCAGACCGATCCGCCGTTCCGCATCAGCCCCGGGATCCGGTTCCCTGCATCTCCGGGATGAGCCGCGGGCCGAGGTGCCATCGCGGGAGGGATGTCCGGGCCACGCTCCTCGCCTAGCGTCCGGTGCATGGTCATTGAGGACAACGCAGAAGAGGCCGTCGTACGGCTCGACGGTGTGCGCAAGGAGTACGGCGAGACGACGGCGCTGGACGGGGTGTCGCTGGAGATCCGGGCCGGGGAGGCGGTCGCGGTGATGGGGCCGTCGGGGTGCGGCAAGTCCACGCTGCTGAACATGATCGCCGGTCTGGACCGTCCGACGGGCGGCACGGTCGTCGTGCACGGCGAGAGCGTGGGGGAACTGAGCGAGAAGGGGCTCGCCCTGTACCGGCGGCGCCGCATCGGCATGATCTTCCAGTTCTTCAATCTCATCGACGACCTGTCGGCGCTCGACAACGTGGCGCTGGCCGCCCAGTTGACCGGCACCCCGGCCCGGCAGGCCCGCCGCCGGGCGCTTGAACTGTTCGACGAACTCGGCATCGCCGACCGACGCAACGCCTATCCGGCGGTGCTCAGCGGCGGCGAGCGGCAACGCGTCGCCGTGGCAAGGGCGTTGATGAACCGGCCCGCCCTGCTGCTGGCCGACGAGCCGACCGGCGCGCTGGACAGCCGTTCCGGTGAGCAGGTGATGGACCTGCTGCTCGACCTCAACCAGATCGGTCAGACGCTGATCCTGGTGACCCACGACGAGCACCTCGCCCGGCGCTGCGCCAGCCGTCTCGTCGAGTTCGCCGACGGCCGGGTGACCGGCGAGCACACCCTGGAGCCGTCCGCATGAGGGCGGTGTGGCACGCCGCCCGCGCGGCGGTACGGCGGCGCAGGCTCCAGACGCTGGTCATCGGCCTGGTCACGCTGACCTCGACGGCGGCGATCGTGGTGGCGCTCGGCCTGGTCGACGCGGCCTCGTCCCCGTTCGACAAGGCCTTCGGCAAACAGCGCGGACCGCATGTCGTCGCCGCGTTCGATCCCGCCAAGGTCTCGGACACCCAACTGGAGCGGGCGGCCAGGCGGTCCGGCGTGTCGGCGAGCGCCGGGCCGTTCGCCCAGGCCACGGTCGAGCTGCCGAGGGAAGCCATGAACTACGGACTCGGCAGCCAACTCAACGTCGTGGGCAGGTCCGGTCCCGGGGGCCCGGTGGACCGGTTGGACCTGTGGGCGGGCCGCTGGGCCACCGGTCCGGGCGAGGTCGTCCTCAACCGGCAGTCGGACTGGACGGCGGACGACCTGGGCAAGAGGCTCCAGGTGCCCTCGGGCCCGGCCCTCACCATCGTCGGTTTCGCCTTCGACCTGAGCCGGACCGCGGACGCCTGGGTCGCGCCCGGCCAGATCGAGGCTCTGCACCCCACGGCCACGCAGCTGCTCCTCCGCTTCACGGACGCCTCGTCGGAGAGCCGGCTGCGCACACAACTGGCCGCGGTGACCGATGAGTTGCCGTCGAACGCGCTGACCGGATCACGCTCGTACCTCACCCTCAAGGAGCAGATAGGCAGTTCGGCCCGGGCGTACGCGCCATATTTGCTGGCCTTCGGCATCCTCGGCATCGTGGTGGCCGTGCTCATCGTCGCCAATGTGGTCAGCGGCGCGGTGATCTCCGGCTTCCGGCACATCGGCATCCTCAAGGCGCTGGGGTTCACACCGGGGCAGGTGCTGGCCGTCTACCTCGTGATGATCTCCGTCCCCGCGGTCCTCGGCTGCGTGCTCGGGACCGTCGCGGGCAATCTGGCGGCACAACCCCTGCTC from Streptomyces sp. DSM 40750 includes these protein-coding regions:
- a CDS encoding ABC transporter ATP-binding protein, with amino-acid sequence MVIEDNAEEAVVRLDGVRKEYGETTALDGVSLEIRAGEAVAVMGPSGCGKSTLLNMIAGLDRPTGGTVVVHGESVGELSEKGLALYRRRRIGMIFQFFNLIDDLSALDNVALAAQLTGTPARQARRRALELFDELGIADRRNAYPAVLSGGERQRVAVARALMNRPALLLADEPTGALDSRSGEQVMDLLLDLNQIGQTLILVTHDEHLARRCASRLVEFADGRVTGEHTLEPSA
- a CDS encoding sensor histidine kinase; translated protein: MWEWGTDGMAAALGVTCAVAAWLAVALVRTRRGWRTAVGERGWLLERERESAARAAVAAERDRIARELHDIVSHNVSLMVVQAGAAREVLGTMPDEAAAALLAVEDAGRGAMTDLRHLLGLLAPSQNGEDETGTGTGDGDGASDLGVVRLGGDTAELAPQPSLDRLGSLVDRIAFAGLPVEVRVSGEPRPLPQGIDVTAYRIIQEALTNALRHSDGGKAEVTVRYADHALRVEVLNTGPSVLTGVNSSPPHPTRSAPRHRDGTGRGLLGLRERVAVYGGDLDARRRLGGGYRVRARIPLDRP
- a CDS encoding SWIM zinc finger family protein; the protein is MNPELPPAAPDVVAAAVESLTSRLRKKLDAAIETYAELPVTVDDGVLRIRCGEDAEVTLTPSPSGAVTDAEHAVCSCLLAPRCLHRAAVLSACPVADADAETAPEPSGTTTSAPTAADDVPSVRAPRSAGPTAAPAAATPATDVGRAEAPSPTGTRSTPGTPDTTEPTSPTPAQVAAATGLWAATAAVLAAGVPAAGAVPQAELLRAAHTARLAGLHRAEAAALRVVRGLRGARARHDGHRLADLVANVRELLLTTRLLSAANPDPALVGTARRAYRPGGSLRVHGVCREPVIAATGYGGVVTHLVSDDGRWFSVADVKPGGPARARGAATATVALGSGTLDHAQLARGGLLISGATLSPDGRLGSGKGVRATPLAGLSWTSGPLAALFTRPLAEAVAERLTGIPGTDPEQAEQAARQLIGCDLVLVGAAGDHLLARELSPSGQPAASDLLVRLTPANGHPDLAHTANFRQLASRSGLRLRVIGRLDPDRAATLRPLAIGPVPDTDATLRLPTDWQGHADLGYDRLQGAHFPPPSALPSTDGLAGIPTDPLAEAPLWRLRRLVEVAVSGGRRAVAEPARDGDRNGGGAALRRTGFRTAADLATTLTAEADRRSRDVFGRVTDPDPDRYARAWLATAVYLAGTERALVQATWQPPTPPS
- a CDS encoding response regulator, with protein sequence MTAAETASAPRVLVVDDQTLIRTGFRLILTARGIDVVGEAADGAQAVVMAREMKPDVVLMDIRMPNMDGLEATRRILALDPDCRVLMLTTFDLDRYVYTALSIGASGFLLKDVTPQHLAAAVRLVDTGDALLAPSITRRLVERFATESARPPAVHGDLRALTPRELEVLTHLGRGLSNAELATELTLSEATVKSHVARIFSKLNLRDRAQAVVIAYEKGLVRPSDSGTGGLTGR